From Cannabis sativa cultivar Pink pepper isolate KNU-18-1 chromosome 8, ASM2916894v1, whole genome shotgun sequence, a single genomic window includes:
- the LOC115701419 gene encoding zinc finger CCCH domain-containing protein 17 yields the protein MVAGTQQQSQQLLQTQPPQQQQLPISAEEEALKRNTDCVYFLASPLTCKKGSECEYRHSEYARINPRDCWYWLNGNCLNPKCSFRHPPLDGLLGTQAAPSVPSVGSGPPSSQAAAASAAAGTQNSSKQPVSCIFFQKGYCNKGDKCVFLHGPNSTHSMKVPQPSAPTFVSEPSIVKKAFGGLQKCTQEQRIPQANSSKLVVPPTKANNTLKVENAPSRNGVSFERVAPSVKAFDDKSLRFKTVNTPVINGNLTSRSSRSHIVNVSDDNSFQNGKDADEYLRESSPGFDVLVDDELRDPEYFHGEDQFGQGHDGRNVNLVDEYDMEKSADYGAAAEIDRERLRDSRGYDSYDHMQGQYAWDQHRVSSERLLVGPAQFDRRGYRKSHSPDNINESDLRHRLSKHRRVDGLRSVISHDHAVNNHVDDRNYRGSSRRDSHQKSQHEGALGGRLRGRIKLPGGSSTNSGDLPFDREFDRSRSRGRLSPSRPQISTNHGRFRDRLKGIAQDDYSNQDRNFRGLRPRRDDMDDESIDFSGPKRLSELKVGRVTETKEQSHLGKRKNTRMEASQHSEDLSFEGPKPLSEILKRKRGGADSAAFRSGNSVTEEDNQRENRKSNQGDFKGTRSAVSKQGNSVLSNEGESKSTTAEVVGIEDKGSNVLSSETPNANDEVEDGMIYDETIDQEFEAEDHGEYDYEQGEEGEFDGENVEGEEEYYEEGEGEGEGEGDDDFAKKIGVVFS from the exons ATGGTAGCGGGCACGCAGCAACAGTCGCAACAACTGCTGCAAACTCAGCCACCACAACAACAGCAACTGCCTATTTCTGCTGAGGAGGAGGCATTGAAGAGAAATACTGACTGTGTGTACTTTCTTGCTTCTCCTCTCACATGTAAAAAG GGAAGTGAATGTGAATATCGCCATAGTGAATATGCTCGGATCAATCCCAGGGATTGTTGGTATTGGTTGAATGGTAACTGCTTGAATCCAAAGTGCTCGTTCCGACATCCA CCTCTTGATGGTCtattggggacccaagcagcaccGTCGGTACCTTCAGTTGGATCTGGGCCCCCCTCATCACAGGCTGCAGCGGCATCAGCTGCTGCTGGTACTCAAAACTCTAGTAAGCAGCCTGTCTCCTGCATATTTTTCCAAAAGGGTTATTGCAACAAAGGAGATAAATGTGTCTTTTTGCATGGACCAAATAGTACACACAGTATGAAAGTCCCACAGCCTTCAGCTCCTACATTTGTTTCTGAGCCATCAATTGTTAAGAAAGCTTTTGGTGGCCTTCAGAAGTGCACTCAAGAGCAAAGGATTCCTCAGGCAAATAGCTCGAAGTTAGTTGTACCACCTACAAAGGCTAACAATACTCTAAAGGTTGAAAATGCTCCTTCTAGAAACGGAGTTAGTTTTGAGAGGGTTGCCCCATCAGTCAAGGCATTTGATGATAAGTCTCTTAGATTCAAGACAGTGAATACTCCTGTTATTAATGGAAATTTGACTAGTAGGTCCAGTCGTTCACATATAGTTAATGTATCAGATGATAATAGCTTTCAGAATGGTAAGGATGCGGACGAGTACTTGAGGGAATCATCTCCTGGTTTTGATGTTCTTGTTGATGATGAGCTTAGAGATCCTGAATATTTTCACGGCGAAGATCAATTCGGGCAAGGTCATGATGGAAGGAACGTGAACTTGGTGGATGAATATGATATGGAAAAGTCTGCTGATTATGGTGCAGCTGCTGAAATTGATCGAGAGAGGCTTCGTGATTCTCGTGGGTACGACTCTTATGATCACATGCAAGGGCAGTATGCTTGGGACCAACACAGGGTGTCATCTGAGAGATTGTTAGTTGGACCAGCACAGTTTGATAGAAGGGGTTATCGTAAGTCTCATAGTCCAGATAACATTAATGAGTCAGATCTAAGACATCGGTTATCCAAGCACAGGAGAGTTGATGGTTTGAGATCTGTCATTAGTCATGATCATGCTGTCAACAATCATGTTGATGACCGAAATTATAGAggttcttcaagaagagattcaCACCAAAAATCTCAACATGAGGGTGCTCTTGGGGGTCGCCTTCGAGGTAGAATAAAGCTTCCTGGAGGATCTTCTACCAATAGTGGTGATTTGCCCTTTGACAGAGAATTTGATAGGAGTAGGAGTCGGGGGAGATTGTCTCCCAGCAGGCCTCAAATCTCTACCAACCATGGAAGGTTTAGGGACAGATTAAAAGGAATAGCTCAGGATGATTACAGTAATCAAGATAGAAATTTCAGGGGTTTGCGGCCAAGGAGAGATGACATGGATGATGAAAGTATAGATTTTAGTGGTCCAAAGCGTTTGTCAGAATTAAAGGTAGGGCGGGTTACAGAAACTAAGGAGCAATCACACCTTGGAAAGCGTAAGAATACAAGGATGGAGGCTTCTCAGCATTCTGAAGATCTCTCATTTGAAGGACCAAAACCTCTTAGTGAGATTctgaagagaaagagaggaggGGCTGACTCAGCAGCCTTTAGAAGTGGAAATTCTGTCACTGAAGAAGATAATCAGAGAGAAAACAGGAAAAGCAATCAAGGTGACTTCAAGGGGACTAGGTCTGCTGTTTCTAAACAAGGAAATAGTGTGCTAAGCAATGAAGGAGAATCCAAGTCTACAACTGCTGAGGTAGTTGGAATAGAAGATAAGGGCTCTAATGTTTTGTCTTCCGAAACCCCTAATGCCAACGATGAAGTAGAAGATGGGATGATCTATGATGAAACAATAGACCAGGAGTTTGAAGCTGAAGACCATGGAGAATATGATTATGAACAAGGTGAGGAGGGGGAGTTTGATGGTGAGAACGTGGAAGGTGAAGAGGAATACTATGAAGAGGGTGAGGGTGAGGGTGAGGGTGAAGGCGATGATGACTTTGCTAAGAAGATTGGTGTGGTATTCTCATGA
- the LOC115701494 gene encoding uncharacterized protein LOC115701494 — protein MGYLQEARENHVKKKVEEALRSKMKQKALKECDDYALKYAECATGRTLSVVWQCRKEAKELNACLHQYTNDAVLEEMKREYMVQEDAKATSKVSSG, from the exons ATGGGGTATCTACAGGAAGCTCGTGAAAATCACGTCAAGAAGAAAGTAGAAGAAG CCTTGAGGAGCAAAATGAAACAGAAGGCACTGAAAGAGTGTGACGATTACGCTTTGAAATACGCGGAATGTGCTACGGGAAGAACATTATCCGTTGTTTGGCAATGTCGTAAAGAGGCCAAGGAATTGAACGCTTGCCTTCACCAATA TACCAACGATGCTGTCTTAGAAGAAATGAAGAGAGAATATATGGTCCAAGAAGATGCGAAGGCCACCTCGAAGGTATCTTCTGGCTAA